Proteins from a genomic interval of Streptomyces sp. Tu6071:
- a CDS encoding VOC family protein, with product MPDLVTPHQDLHSERGALRGEHPGRSRNPVIKAADLAWLEFEKPDLDRAEVFARDFGFGVAARTPDALWLRGVFGGPPCMVIRAAPVSRFVGPVFRAAERADLARLARVTGTSVVPSDVPGGGEAVALLDPSGFPVRVAHCAEPLAALPGQRALTLNTGAAPRTRTAPRVDVTQRAPREPARVQRLGHVVLETRVFRRTLDWYLDTLGLIVSDFLFLDGQRERGPTMAFIRCDRGGVPADHHTLALHLGPGTGYVHSAYQVTDLDALAAGGEYLTERGYQRSWGIGRHIQGSQLFDYWRDPDRFMLEHFADGDLFTCDVEAGWAPMSGSGLAQWGPPVTRDFLGASPSPARLREVVRALRDDTELDPPRLLALLKAMNS from the coding sequence ATGCCGGACCTCGTCACACCGCACCAGGATCTGCACAGCGAGCGCGGAGCGCTGCGGGGGGAGCATCCCGGGCGCTCGCGCAATCCCGTGATCAAAGCCGCCGATCTCGCCTGGCTGGAGTTCGAGAAGCCCGATCTCGACCGGGCCGAGGTCTTCGCCCGCGATTTCGGGTTCGGCGTCGCGGCCCGGACGCCGGACGCCCTGTGGCTGCGCGGGGTCTTCGGGGGGCCGCCGTGCATGGTGATCCGCGCCGCTCCCGTCTCGCGCTTCGTCGGGCCCGTCTTCCGGGCCGCCGAGCGTGCCGACCTCGCGCGGCTCGCGCGGGTCACGGGGACCTCGGTCGTCCCCTCGGACGTGCCGGGGGGCGGCGAGGCCGTCGCGCTGCTCGATCCCTCCGGGTTCCCGGTACGGGTCGCGCACTGCGCGGAGCCGCTCGCGGCGCTGCCCGGACAGCGGGCGCTCACGCTCAACACGGGCGCCGCGCCCCGTACCCGTACCGCCCCCCGCGTCGACGTCACGCAGCGGGCGCCCCGCGAGCCCGCGCGGGTGCAGCGGCTCGGGCACGTCGTCCTGGAGACGCGGGTCTTCCGGCGCACGCTCGACTGGTACCTCGACACGCTCGGGCTGATCGTGAGCGACTTCCTCTTCCTCGACGGGCAGCGCGAGCGCGGGCCCACGATGGCCTTCATCCGCTGCGACCGGGGCGGGGTGCCCGCCGATCACCACACGCTCGCGCTGCACCTCGGGCCCGGGACCGGCTACGTGCACTCGGCGTACCAGGTGACCGACCTCGACGCGCTCGCCGCCGGGGGCGAGTACCTCACCGAGCGCGGTTACCAGCGCAGTTGGGGCATCGGGCGGCACATCCAGGGCAGCCAGCTCTTCGACTACTGGCGCGATCCCGACCGTTTCATGCTGGAGCACTTCGCCGACGGCGACCTCTTCACCTGCGACGTCGAGGCCGGCTGGGCGCCCATGTCGGGCAGCGGCCTCGCGCAGTGGGGGCCGCCCGTGACGCGCGACTTCCTCGGCGCCAGTCCCTCGCCCGCCCGCCTGCGCGAGGTCGTGCGCGCCCTGCGCGACGACACCGAACTCGATCCGCCCCGGCTCCTCGCCCTCCTGAAAGCGATGAACTCATGA
- a CDS encoding class I SAM-dependent methyltransferase, which yields MSNLELAPSVMRFYGETVNEDARLRATADGRMELVRTQELLRRFLPDAPARVLDVGGATGIHAEWLVKDGYEVTVVDPVPRHVEQASAVCRAVVGDARSLPEPDETFDAVQLLGPLYHLPAEEDRRKALAEACRVVKPGGLIAAAAINRYASLFEHVTYAHLHTDRMRASVSKILATAVHDGARGFTLAYFHRAEELAAELSGAGLTGVQVFGIEGPAWSLVKAAEQQPGSGPTDDLIASALEAARMAEPYPELLAASSHLLAVGRAPQ from the coding sequence ATGTCGAATCTCGAATTGGCTCCCTCCGTGATGCGGTTCTACGGCGAGACGGTGAACGAGGACGCACGCCTGCGCGCCACGGCGGACGGGCGCATGGAGCTGGTGCGCACGCAGGAGCTTCTGCGTCGTTTTCTCCCCGATGCGCCGGCCCGAGTCCTGGACGTAGGCGGGGCAACCGGCATTCACGCGGAGTGGCTGGTCAAGGACGGCTACGAAGTCACGGTGGTGGACCCCGTGCCCCGTCACGTGGAGCAAGCATCCGCCGTGTGTCGTGCCGTCGTGGGGGACGCGAGGTCCCTGCCGGAGCCGGATGAGACCTTCGACGCCGTGCAGCTCCTTGGCCCCCTCTACCATCTGCCGGCCGAAGAGGACCGGCGCAAGGCGCTCGCGGAAGCCTGCCGCGTCGTGAAGCCTGGGGGCCTGATCGCGGCGGCTGCTATCAACCGCTACGCCTCCCTCTTCGAGCACGTCACGTACGCGCACCTGCACACGGACCGGATGCGCGCCTCCGTCTCGAAGATCCTGGCGACGGCGGTGCACGACGGGGCCAGGGGCTTCACCCTGGCCTACTTCCACAGGGCCGAGGAACTGGCGGCGGAGCTGAGCGGCGCCGGCCTCACAGGCGTACAGGTCTTCGGGATTGAGGGGCCCGCCTGGTCGCTCGTGAAGGCCGCCGAGCAGCAACCGGGCAGCGGCCCCACTGACGACCTGATCGCCTCCGCTCTGGAAGCGGCCAGGATGGCAGAGCCCTACCCCGAACTGCTCGCCGCTAGTTCGCACCTTCTGGCGGTAGGCCGAGCGCCGCAGTAG
- a CDS encoding DUF6284 family protein has translation MDHIVTVQDAVTAFADWLEPTAAELDAVEVEMPAILADVDLLDAQILTLDRVPNELDTARLRRAQRRVLRERAALANVAFGRQSGGAA, from the coding sequence ATGGATCACATCGTTACTGTTCAGGACGCCGTTACGGCGTTCGCGGACTGGCTGGAGCCGACGGCCGCCGAGCTGGACGCGGTCGAGGTGGAGATGCCCGCGATCCTCGCGGACGTTGACCTCCTCGACGCGCAGATCCTCACCCTTGACCGCGTTCCGAACGAGCTGGACACCGCGCGGCTGCGCCGGGCGCAGCGGCGGGTGCTGCGGGAGCGGGCCGCCCTGGCGAACGTCGCCTTCGGGCGGCAGTCGGGCGGTGCGGCATGA
- a CDS encoding RRQRL motif-containing zinc-binding protein, with product MSGALPVYRWKLAPEGLATRRQLRALGLRPGGQPVAAQLERPRRRRGPLVAYLYRLDLARPVRPMTPRRAVALAKANQARRTCPVCGRDAGYVLPAHLGTCVPCADATGAAA from the coding sequence GTGAGCGGCGCCCTGCCGGTCTATCGGTGGAAGCTCGCCCCCGAAGGGCTTGCCACCCGCCGCCAGCTCCGCGCCCTCGGCCTGCGCCCCGGCGGACAGCCCGTCGCAGCCCAGCTCGAACGGCCGCGCCGGCGGCGGGGCCCGCTCGTCGCCTACCTCTACCGCCTCGACCTCGCCCGCCCGGTGCGTCCGATGACGCCTCGGCGGGCGGTGGCACTGGCCAAGGCCAACCAGGCCCGCCGCACCTGCCCCGTCTGCGGGCGCGATGCCGGGTACGTCCTGCCCGCCCACCTCGGTACCTGCGTCCCCTGCGCGGACGCCACCGGGGCTGCGGCCTGA
- a CDS encoding DNA cytosine methyltransferase → MPDLTPFPRERGRRPRLLDLFCCAGGAATGYARAGFDVVGVDVADRPNYPYTWHRADALAFLTRLLDSGEIAGFDAVHASPPCQAGCALTVGTNASRGWGRSHVQLIPELRVLLDRTGLPWVLEQPTGKAPVRADVRLCGEMFGLGVLRHRIFELGGGWSAVQPPHVRHRGPVRGWRHGVYREGPYVAAYGNGGGKATVPEMQHAMGITWTNEREELTEAIPPAYTHWLGTHLLAQLTGAEVTA, encoded by the coding sequence ATGCCCGACCTGACCCCCTTCCCGCGAGAGCGCGGGCGGCGCCCGCGTCTGCTCGATCTGTTCTGCTGCGCCGGCGGGGCCGCCACCGGCTACGCCCGTGCCGGGTTCGACGTCGTCGGTGTGGACGTCGCCGACCGCCCCAACTACCCCTACACCTGGCACCGCGCCGACGCGCTCGCCTTCCTCACCCGCCTGCTCGACAGCGGTGAGATCGCCGGGTTCGACGCGGTGCACGCCTCCCCGCCCTGCCAGGCCGGTTGCGCGCTCACCGTGGGCACCAACGCCAGCCGAGGTTGGGGGCGCTCGCACGTTCAGCTCATCCCCGAACTGCGGGTCCTGTTGGACCGTACGGGGTTGCCGTGGGTGCTGGAGCAGCCCACCGGCAAGGCCCCTGTCCGCGCCGATGTGCGGCTGTGCGGGGAGATGTTCGGCCTGGGCGTGCTCCGCCACCGCATCTTCGAACTCGGCGGCGGGTGGAGCGCCGTGCAGCCCCCGCACGTGCGGCATCGGGGGCCGGTGCGGGGGTGGCGGCATGGCGTCTACCGCGAGGGGCCGTACGTCGCCGCGTACGGCAACGGCGGCGGCAAGGCCACCGTCCCCGAGATGCAGCACGCCATGGGCATCACCTGGACCAACGAGCGCGAGGAACTGACCGAAGCCATCCCCCCGGCCTACACCCACTGGCTCGGCACCCACCTCCTCGCGCAGCTCACCGGGGCGGAGGTGACCGCATGA
- a CDS encoding GntR family transcriptional regulator, protein MAVLKYEEIAESLRARIAAGEYGPGDTIPSGRELAEQWNVSRATAIKAVDVLRGDGIVVAKQGTGFVVTETPVARPAGARRAGSARVLGGMPFLRVGEPDWAEPPPHIAEALRAEPGELALRRIRVLQLPDGSPNSYVEAWFPRSIGEAAPRLSDAAPIAEGTTRYVRRQTGRFPVEGVDVTTVRLATEVEGERLNVAKGSAVAVLLHTAYDQEGRPLVCEEGVTPAALFEQVDTYAM, encoded by the coding sequence ATGGCTGTCCTGAAATACGAAGAGATCGCGGAATCGCTGCGCGCACGCATTGCCGCAGGTGAGTACGGTCCCGGCGACACCATCCCTTCGGGGCGAGAGTTGGCCGAGCAGTGGAATGTGTCACGAGCCACTGCCATCAAGGCGGTGGACGTGCTGCGCGGCGACGGCATCGTCGTGGCCAAGCAGGGAACGGGGTTCGTCGTGACCGAGACGCCCGTCGCGCGGCCGGCTGGCGCTCGCCGAGCCGGGTCTGCGCGCGTCCTCGGCGGGATGCCGTTCCTTCGGGTCGGTGAGCCGGATTGGGCGGAGCCGCCTCCGCATATCGCCGAGGCGCTACGTGCCGAGCCGGGCGAACTCGCCCTCCGGCGGATTCGGGTCCTCCAGTTGCCGGACGGCAGCCCGAACAGCTACGTGGAAGCGTGGTTCCCCCGGTCGATCGGCGAAGCGGCGCCGCGCTTGTCTGACGCGGCGCCCATCGCCGAAGGCACCACGCGCTACGTTCGCCGGCAGACTGGGCGGTTTCCGGTGGAGGGCGTGGACGTCACTACGGTCCGCCTGGCGACCGAGGTCGAAGGCGAGCGGCTGAACGTCGCCAAGGGGAGCGCGGTCGCTGTTCTGCTCCACACCGCGTACGACCAAGAGGGCCGCCCCCTCGTGTGCGAGGAGGGGGTCACTCCCGCCGCCCTCTTCGAGCAGGTGGACACCTACGCCATGTAG
- a CDS encoding Pycsar system effector family protein, translating into MSAPDAFVKAAHAEVKAEIARTDTKTGLLLAFLGAVLAGSWSLAKDAPLTVSAWVAGGLGTVLLLAAAGLLLRSVRPNLGGRHGFPLWATLTAEEIATAVRGDLAADVAGLSRIPVVKYTDLRRAVDLTGVGCAFLVLAALLALIGGAS; encoded by the coding sequence ATGAGTGCCCCGGACGCGTTCGTGAAGGCGGCGCACGCCGAGGTGAAGGCGGAGATCGCGCGGACGGACACGAAGACGGGGTTGCTGCTGGCTTTCCTCGGCGCGGTCCTCGCCGGTTCCTGGAGTCTGGCCAAGGATGCCCCGCTCACCGTCTCGGCCTGGGTGGCGGGCGGGCTGGGGACCGTGCTGCTGCTTGCGGCGGCCGGGCTGCTGCTGCGCTCGGTGCGCCCGAACCTGGGGGGCCGTCACGGCTTCCCGTTGTGGGCGACGCTCACGGCTGAGGAGATCGCCACCGCCGTGCGCGGCGACCTCGCGGCCGATGTCGCGGGGCTGTCCCGAATCCCGGTCGTGAAGTACACGGATCTGCGGCGCGCTGTGGACCTGACCGGGGTCGGCTGCGCCTTCCTCGTCCTCGCCGCGCTTCTGGCGCTGATCGGGGGTGCGTCGTGA
- a CDS encoding TetR/AcrR family transcriptional regulator: protein MPTPAPTGDDRNTRRRARTRQALLRAARQVLAEDGDTSVSIQEIAQRADVGFGSFYNHFSSKTELFEAAVEDALEEFGSTFDARLASVDDPAELLAAGFRLSVRMADSHPELMRVLRHRALAYLHSDQGLAPRARRDIELGITTGRFTTTDPLAALTAVGGSLLALIDLRFARPDLPPDQTATTLATMVLRMLGLPEEEAKEVATRPLPEVGR, encoded by the coding sequence ATGCCGACCCCAGCCCCCACAGGCGACGACCGCAACACCCGCCGCCGGGCCAGGACCCGGCAGGCGCTCCTGCGCGCCGCCCGCCAGGTCCTCGCGGAGGACGGGGACACGAGCGTGAGCATCCAGGAGATCGCCCAGCGCGCCGACGTCGGCTTCGGCTCCTTCTACAACCACTTCTCGTCGAAGACGGAACTCTTCGAGGCGGCGGTCGAGGACGCGCTGGAGGAGTTCGGCAGCACCTTCGATGCCCGGCTGGCCTCCGTCGACGACCCCGCCGAACTCCTCGCCGCCGGTTTCCGCCTCAGCGTCCGCATGGCCGACTCGCACCCCGAACTGATGCGCGTCCTGCGCCACCGCGCCCTCGCCTACCTCCACTCCGACCAGGGCCTGGCCCCCCGCGCCCGCCGCGACATCGAACTGGGCATCACCACGGGCCGCTTCACCACCACCGACCCCCTGGCCGCCCTCACGGCGGTGGGCGGCTCCCTCCTCGCCCTGATCGACCTCCGCTTCGCCCGCCCCGACCTCCCCCCCGACCAAACCGCCACCACCCTCGCCACGATGGTCCTCCGCATGCTGGGCCTCCCGGAGGAAGAGGCAAAGGAAGTGGCGACACGACCGCTGCCGGAGGTGGGGCGGTGA
- a CDS encoding GGDEF domain-containing protein: protein MSETLTALATAAPLVAGWAAHVLSLRRGLTRARRDPLTGLWTRDAFTRKARRLLRDERAVVVLADVDHFKQVNDRHGHAAGDALLASVARRLAHATGPNGVCGRLGGDEFAAVLIDTDGTAADLLTLLHGVLARPAEGQPSEVAATVSLGWVRAADHPGGDLSALLARADEAMYEAKRAHRPIKAPFASRLLGLVTARRSGRRDAVREVA, encoded by the coding sequence GTGAGCGAGACCCTGACCGCTCTTGCCACGGCGGCCCCGCTCGTCGCCGGGTGGGCAGCCCACGTGCTCTCCCTGCGGCGGGGGCTGACCCGGGCCCGCCGCGACCCGCTCACCGGCTTGTGGACGCGGGACGCGTTCACCCGCAAGGCCCGGCGTCTGCTCCGCGATGAGCGTGCGGTGGTGGTGCTGGCGGACGTGGACCACTTCAAGCAGGTCAACGACCGCCACGGCCACGCCGCCGGTGACGCGCTCCTCGCCTCCGTCGCCCGCCGCCTCGCCCACGCCACGGGCCCGAACGGCGTGTGCGGGCGCCTCGGCGGGGACGAGTTCGCCGCCGTCCTGATCGACACGGACGGCACCGCCGCCGACCTCCTCACACTCCTTCACGGCGTCCTCGCCCGCCCCGCCGAGGGGCAGCCGTCCGAGGTCGCCGCGACCGTTTCCCTCGGGTGGGTGCGGGCCGCCGACCACCCCGGCGGCGACCTGTCCGCGCTGCTGGCGCGGGCGGACGAAGCGATGTACGAGGCCAAGCGAGCGCACCGGCCCATAAAGGCCCCGTTCGCCAGCCGTCTCCTCGGGTTGGTCACCGCGCGCCGCTCGGGCCGGCGCGACGCCGTGCGGGAGGTGGCGTGA
- a CDS encoding FtsK/SpoIIIE domain-containing protein, translating into MSENVVRLFKEPNPPAPASGPQTPPPNPPGTEKPTAPVMAPAPLWVRSGRVVRATVTHPHVSGTARLAARHSLYVAGGARIVTRRMWESRTTARYERMMRAAEAAGNTELAAEWEERGQRFRDARHRRRMDLLTAPADAARGLAIGTGAGIGALVALGVVLAIANKDVTDVMTPLMAVVKLIKLLITIVTVVWGPLVSLAPFLALLGLWAVGAHQKAAPQWALPASVRDGEGEPITPSIVVKALRDLGVPALGRAIKEMGDAGASMLGPIRIAGCGVEVDVTLPSGVSTNEVQAKRRKLAENLSRHEHEVFITIPTAARTVRLWVADSGALDEPIGPSPLVTDETLTADYKKGKAPWGQDLRGDAAALSLYQRHLLVTGLSNQGKTVALRSLALWLALDKSVQFLIGDLKGVGDWNMFDGLATTLIQGPTDEHVIEVTEMVEGAVEEMNRRIQAPPGTTFPPLIVLVDEAQVAFMCPAKTTYVSEKGQVKSGAPYGGSKADSRYFMAVRKIHNQGRAVNVLMWQGTQDPTNENLPKLVREGAHTRASLALGTESQARMALGDKAVDGGAAPNLLRPGLDRGTLVVASDGITIPAGQSSITVRTHYIPDDDAHAITDRAKALRDGVTTLHVIDRGEDRDPLADILTVLGTTARVYTQDVLKRLSALAPQAYGQWTNGDLKRVLEGTGAEPYKSDGRMVVGRERLTRALADRDSDGSASAS; encoded by the coding sequence GTGTCCGAGAACGTCGTCAGGCTCTTCAAGGAGCCGAACCCGCCCGCGCCCGCCAGCGGCCCCCAGACGCCCCCGCCCAACCCGCCCGGTACTGAAAAGCCCACCGCGCCCGTGATGGCGCCCGCGCCGCTGTGGGTGCGCTCGGGGAGGGTCGTACGGGCCACCGTCACCCACCCGCACGTGTCCGGGACCGCTCGGCTCGCGGCCCGGCACAGTCTCTACGTCGCGGGTGGGGCCCGGATCGTGACGCGTCGGATGTGGGAGTCGCGTACGACCGCCCGCTACGAGCGGATGATGCGCGCCGCCGAAGCCGCCGGGAACACGGAGCTGGCGGCGGAGTGGGAGGAGCGCGGGCAGCGCTTCCGCGACGCCCGCCACCGCCGCCGCATGGACCTGCTCACCGCCCCCGCCGACGCCGCACGCGGCCTCGCCATCGGCACGGGTGCCGGAATCGGCGCGCTTGTCGCCCTCGGCGTCGTCCTCGCCATCGCGAACAAGGACGTCACCGACGTGATGACCCCGCTGATGGCGGTGGTGAAGCTCATCAAGCTGCTCATCACGATCGTCACGGTGGTGTGGGGGCCGCTCGTCTCCCTCGCCCCCTTCCTCGCCCTCCTCGGCCTGTGGGCCGTGGGCGCCCACCAGAAAGCCGCACCCCAGTGGGCCCTCCCGGCCAGCGTCCGCGACGGCGAGGGCGAGCCCATCACCCCGTCCATCGTGGTCAAGGCGCTGCGGGACCTCGGCGTGCCCGCCCTCGGCCGGGCCATCAAGGAGATGGGCGACGCCGGCGCCTCCATGCTCGGCCCCATCCGCATCGCCGGGTGCGGCGTAGAGGTCGACGTCACCCTCCCGTCCGGGGTCTCCACCAACGAGGTGCAGGCCAAGCGGCGCAAGCTCGCCGAGAACCTGAGCCGCCACGAGCACGAGGTGTTCATCACCATCCCCACGGCCGCCCGCACGGTGCGGTTGTGGGTGGCGGACTCGGGTGCGCTGGATGAGCCGATCGGGCCGTCTCCGCTGGTCACGGACGAGACCCTGACCGCCGACTACAAGAAGGGCAAAGCCCCTTGGGGCCAGGACCTGCGCGGGGATGCCGCCGCGCTGAGCCTCTACCAGCGCCACCTGCTGGTCACGGGCCTGTCCAACCAGGGCAAGACGGTGGCCCTGCGGTCGCTGGCCTTGTGGCTGGCGCTGGACAAGTCGGTGCAGTTCCTCATCGGTGACCTCAAGGGCGTGGGCGACTGGAACATGTTCGATGGCCTGGCCACCACCCTGATCCAGGGGCCGACCGACGAGCACGTCATCGAGGTCACGGAGATGGTGGAAGGCGCGGTGGAGGAGATGAACCGCCGCATCCAGGCCCCGCCCGGCACCACCTTCCCCCCGCTCATCGTCCTCGTGGACGAGGCGCAGGTGGCGTTCATGTGCCCGGCGAAGACGACGTACGTGAGCGAGAAGGGCCAGGTCAAGTCGGGTGCCCCGTACGGAGGGTCGAAGGCCGATTCCCGGTACTTCATGGCCGTCCGGAAGATCCACAACCAGGGGCGGGCGGTCAACGTCCTGATGTGGCAGGGCACTCAGGACCCGACCAACGAGAACCTGCCCAAGCTGGTACGGGAGGGCGCCCACACGCGGGCCTCGCTCGCGCTGGGCACCGAGTCGCAGGCGCGGATGGCGCTGGGGGACAAGGCCGTGGATGGCGGGGCCGCGCCGAACCTGCTGCGGCCGGGACTGGACCGGGGCACGCTCGTCGTCGCCTCGGACGGCATCACCATCCCCGCCGGACAGTCCTCCATCACCGTGCGCACCCACTACATCCCCGACGACGACGCCCACGCCATCACCGACCGCGCCAAGGCCCTGCGCGACGGCGTCACCACCCTGCACGTCATCGACAGGGGCGAGGACCGCGACCCGCTCGCGGACATCCTCACCGTCCTGGGGACCACGGCCCGCGTCTACACGCAGGACGTGTTGAAGCGCTTGTCCGCGCTCGCGCCGCAGGCGTACGGGCAGTGGACCAACGGCGACTTGAAGCGGGTCCTGGAGGGCACCGGGGCCGAGCCCTACAAGTCGGACGGGCGCATGGTCGTCGGCCGCGAACGCCTCACCCGCGCCCTCGCCGACCGCGACAGCGACGGTTCCGCTTCCGCGAGCTGA
- a CDS encoding HNH endonuclease — protein MGLSGVSRPSVLAAVAEYEQLGHEGLREHYGFGLAGFSRMVLDNKRYDAHTIASLAQRYGAGHWPLPEELTGGEEAIAERLEQAGFVVERGAAAEADVPARAPQLVLQPRGLKAGAPRHFTDTVRDGVALADIEKYLGEDAGLMRELYPGGTVWLWGSTPCSVPWHAKTKALEGRRVGDDVFFYHSHHFIARARILHLMRNSELARNVWGADEEGETWEHVMALGNVEHFTPAVSAKPVLSHFALGSSLRSLTLKSASDYANAASLFPGGGEGPGGAGVRPTTATAPGGSTLRDRIAALNIPGEAKRVAADRPESLALLWASSRIAKEKPRLLPLPRLREEMGPLLADFSEREAEDASNGSSFEWLRHDELWEVRGSFEDLSLEGAPEESDEAPPIVGLSLPAAEKLKNATTRLETVATLCRGALGGIDQRELLQRVGLGGYENAQGETSDTRPDGAALLPGQREAEHEETAGPAGRRKGGYSRIIRNSAYAQQVKELHGGRCQVCGTQLEHGGRSFVQAAHIRGLGAPHNGPDVLGNLLCLCPNDHALFDGFAIYVDEHWVVRRMDGGASPGELRRVSEHTIDASQVAYHRALCMLSAPAHQ, from the coding sequence ATGGGATTGAGTGGCGTATCACGGCCGAGCGTGCTGGCGGCTGTGGCGGAATACGAGCAACTGGGGCACGAGGGGCTGCGTGAGCACTACGGCTTCGGCCTGGCGGGGTTTTCGCGGATGGTTCTCGACAACAAGCGCTACGACGCGCACACGATCGCCTCGCTGGCTCAGCGCTACGGGGCGGGCCACTGGCCCCTGCCCGAGGAACTGACCGGCGGCGAGGAGGCGATCGCGGAGCGGTTGGAACAGGCGGGGTTCGTCGTGGAGCGCGGCGCCGCCGCGGAGGCGGATGTGCCCGCCCGGGCTCCTCAGTTGGTTCTCCAGCCGCGTGGCCTGAAGGCCGGCGCCCCTCGCCACTTCACCGACACCGTGCGTGACGGCGTCGCGCTGGCGGACATCGAGAAGTACCTCGGCGAAGACGCCGGACTGATGCGAGAGCTGTACCCCGGGGGGACTGTCTGGCTCTGGGGCAGCACCCCGTGCTCCGTGCCCTGGCACGCGAAGACGAAAGCGCTGGAGGGGCGTCGGGTCGGGGACGACGTGTTCTTCTACCACAGCCATCATTTCATCGCCCGCGCGCGCATCCTGCACCTCATGCGCAATTCTGAACTGGCCAGGAATGTGTGGGGCGCTGACGAGGAGGGCGAGACCTGGGAGCACGTGATGGCTCTGGGGAACGTGGAGCACTTCACGCCCGCTGTATCGGCGAAGCCGGTGCTGAGCCACTTCGCCCTGGGGAGCAGCCTGAGGAGCCTCACCCTCAAATCGGCGAGCGACTACGCGAACGCCGCCTCCCTTTTCCCGGGCGGCGGTGAAGGCCCCGGAGGCGCGGGTGTGAGGCCGACGACCGCCACGGCCCCTGGAGGCTCCACCCTGCGTGACCGCATCGCGGCGCTGAACATTCCGGGCGAGGCGAAGCGCGTAGCCGCCGATCGGCCCGAATCGCTCGCGCTCCTGTGGGCGTCTTCGCGGATCGCGAAGGAAAAGCCGCGCCTGTTGCCCTTGCCCCGCCTCCGGGAGGAGATGGGCCCGCTCCTGGCCGATTTCAGCGAGCGGGAGGCCGAGGACGCCTCGAACGGCTCCTCTTTCGAGTGGCTGCGCCACGACGAACTCTGGGAAGTACGGGGAAGTTTCGAAGACCTCTCGCTCGAAGGGGCGCCCGAGGAATCCGACGAGGCACCGCCGATCGTCGGCCTCAGCCTTCCCGCAGCCGAAAAGCTGAAGAATGCCACCACCCGGCTGGAGACCGTCGCCACGCTGTGCCGGGGTGCGCTTGGCGGCATCGACCAGCGCGAGTTGCTTCAGCGGGTCGGGCTCGGTGGCTACGAGAACGCCCAGGGCGAAACGAGCGACACACGCCCGGACGGCGCTGCTCTCCTCCCGGGGCAGCGTGAGGCGGAACACGAAGAAACGGCAGGGCCCGCTGGACGCCGGAAGGGCGGCTACTCCAGAATCATCCGGAATTCCGCGTACGCGCAGCAGGTGAAGGAACTGCATGGGGGACGCTGCCAGGTGTGCGGCACCCAACTGGAGCACGGAGGCAGGTCCTTCGTCCAAGCAGCGCACATCCGGGGCCTCGGCGCCCCGCACAATGGTCCGGATGTGCTGGGCAACCTGCTCTGCCTGTGCCCCAACGACCACGCGCTGTTCGACGGGTTCGCGATCTACGTCGACGAGCACTGGGTGGTGCGGCGGATGGACGGAGGGGCCTCGCCCGGAGAGCTCCGCCGCGTGTCCGAGCACACCATCGACGCGTCACAGGTCGCCTACCACCGAGCGCTGTGCATGCTGTCCGCCCCCGCACACCAGTAG